The Melitaea cinxia chromosome Z, ilMelCinx1.1, whole genome shotgun sequence genomic interval ACATAGACTCCTAAGCCCAATACGAGTCCTCTCCATCGTGTCTTTTTAGCGACGGCAGCGCATGATACAACTAGAGCTTCTTTAAACTTCTTTAAGAATACTTGCTCAACACCTGCATTACAATAAATTGGTATATCATAGTCTCTAAACTACTTAATGTTTTAATCCAATATTTaggtagattttattttatgtagaaGTTACCTAAACTTTGTACAGTTTTTATACTGACAACAGCTTCGGTGGCAATCGACGTCGCCGATTCCATTGCGTTCCGTTCGTCTGTCTGAGATTTCTGTGAGATGATTCCTTCTAACCAAATACTTCCAACCAtctaaaagcaaaataaatatatgttaaattatattattacgcTTAGATGCATTTTGTTTAGGGTGCTTTATTAATGTGAttgtaataatttcaattataaatggTGTTATAAACCTATAGGACACATTATTCTTGTAATTTTCTTTCAAGTTcagaaaataaacaacaatgcaaataaataaataataactaacaaGTGGTAAGAATGCAGTCCCGACGAGCGTTAGTTTCCAATTATAACAAATGGCCATGATAAAACCTACTACGACCGAGCTAGTCCCTTGTAAAATCAATCCAATTCTTAGGCCAGTTGCTCCCTGCACTTCAGCCGCGTCACCACTTAACCTGGCACACATTGCTCCCACAGTGTTGGACTCCTTATCGAAGAAGGCGATTtcctaaatttaaattaaaattttaatgtattcagtttaatgataaatttctttatattaaaaacaaagatcagaaaaataaacatgaaaagtaaatgtaatagtatttaaaaacgaaaaactCCTTATAAGTTAAGAAAGTACCTGTCGGAGCAACGCAGAAAAGTACTGTTGCCTAAGTCGCGTAGTCATCTTAAGTCCTGCATTAGTAAATGTAGTGCTTTGTAGACACATAGATATACCAGCCACCGCGGCTACCACAAGAAACATTCCCGAGTAGAAGTccgcataaaataaaatatcgctTCTATTGGGCAACACGAATatctgaaaatttaaattatttgttataaatgttCTTATATACACAGCAATCGGTCTTTTTTTAAAGCAAACGTACCCCCGAAGTATATCCGAACAATAGAGCAAAGACTGGGAAACAAGACCCTTGTATAAAAGCGGCAATTGAACCGATGACTATAAATGGCCACTCTGGAGCGTTTAATTTTAAGAGTTCCCAATCACTGACTGATTTTACTTCCtagaataaacataaaaaaaattaaatatcagcCCAATTTCGatctgtaaaatttttaagtgttGAGTTGGAATTGTTTTTAGGAACTTGATGTTCATTAACACACCAATCTCAAAAATAAAAAGccagataaaaaaattactagccCATAAAACTATACGCCAttgtttaaatgcgctaatcAGGAAATAAAAGTTACTATCGACGAAGTTAAATCTATTTTTCTTATCGTTTTGAGACAGATgcttatattacattattttttaagcaggattttatgatattttaatgtgCGAGGTTTTGTGTCACAGGAGTATATAAAAGTTACACAATGCATATAGCATAATGTATGAGTATAAGTTACATACTTCATCGTCGTCCTTTTCTTCTTCAGAATCATATTCAGCGTTGTATACGTAACTTTGTAAGCCAGTAGACATTACAGAAGTGATAGATCCTCGTGGTGTCATCCAATCGTGAGATTCTAAAGACATTTATACATTATCAATACCTCActttatcttattatatattatggtaTATAATTTTTCGTTTACGTAAGTATCATAGAATAGTTTAAGTTACCGTACATAACTTTTTGACAACTTCAAAAGATCTGATCTCTGTAGTACATAAGATAATGTAACGTATGTTTAACATGTATTTTTTccttctaatatttttattttccgaCTTAAGACTTCAACGAATATTTTAGTAGTAATTTAACCATGGATTTATTGGTTCGTTTTACCACGGCAAAATATACAATAAGTTTAATTTAGTTCTAAAGAAAGATGTACTAAAAATTTTGTAtcttagaaaataacaaataccgtaaaataaaataaatcaaacaaaataataataataataattcaaactattaagtgaaataaaaaaaaaacatgtgtctttattcatgtttgtcgacagtataaaattacataaataattttaaaaaagtttactagtaatattttagttttacaaacgtcttAGTATAggtacagtcgtgtgactgatattacgtcactcccgttatatatttttcttacggttttaatatcacatttttttcagttcggtcgccccgccaaatgtcaagcctgccgtaaggaacatCGTTccaaaaaattatagatattcattataaaagtttatcttgcatataaaaatgtttttacctCTTTTTGTTGAATGATGTCTAACCAACCTCCTAGTTGACCGTCGCTTTACATCGACTCGCGATACAACAGTCAATTCCCCACTATTGCCTTCTTCGTTTTCTTCTTCAGCTAACGTCTCTATAATATCTGGTTCCTTATTTTCATTGCCAGTTGTAACGagtttgtaataaaaacctttatacaagataaatattattagccTTGTTACAAAAGTGACTTTTTTTTGAAGATAGTATAATTCAAATTGGTCAAAAGTTACCTTTCGCTTTCATGAGTTCCTCGTGTTTCCCTTGTTCTACAATGGTGCCCTGATCCATGCATATAATACGATCAGCATTAACAATTGTGGACAGTctgaaaagtaacaaaaatggTTTATATATTTGGTGATTTGCTTGTTTATAACTATGCTTGTtcgcaaaacaaaaaacccgacttccatttaaatcgacaagtaatacaacgtaggtagttgaAAGAATAgccagatctcgatcaaatttaaatgatactACGTGCGCGCATGCAAGcgccaactttcgattaaaaaaagaaaaatcaaaattatcaaaCCCTGTAAATAGTTATGAGGATGAACACACATAaagaaaatacagtcaaattcctccttttttgaaatctgttaaaattgtattatacttttaaaagatTTCATACACAAGTTAATGTCGCTAGACAAAAAATTTCGactgaacaataataatataaggcgGCCCTAGATCAACACTGCAAGTACGAGAGGGTACGAAGCATGATGAGTTCCAACATTTTCCTCTATAACCGACCAATGTATAGACCGTACCTTAAGACTAACTTTAGGTAATTAGCTTATATCTATTTAACATTTCAGAATTTTTGGTTTTTCTCAATTCGGACAGCAAAACTAACCTGTGCGATACGATAAGTGTAGTTCGTCCTGCACTAGCTCTATCCAATGCAGCTTGCACTTGACGTTCAGATTGGTTATCGAGAGCAGACGTCGCCTCGTCAAGTAGCAACACGGCTGGCTCGCGTAACAATGAACGAGCAATCGCGATTCGCTGCTTTTGACCACCAGAGAGAGATGCGCCTCTTTCCCCAATAACAGTGTCGTAGCCCTGTTATTTAGATTATGTAGGAGTgattaatagtagtttatgaactactattatgaaactcgctgcgctcgtttcataaactcacactcgtgttttaatacccttcattatatgacagttgcatacactactttatcttcactaatccaattaatcaaacaacaagagtaaaagctgacaatagtttatttataataattgttcaaattttggatggtacaattttgaaagttaatgttaattattgatccagcagctgtagcggtcgcggggcaagcagtagagctcgtagacggagtcggaataagttattatattctttttcatacaattttctagatttttctggcaaaagattgtgagttaattttattgccaattctagaatatccggaggcgtacaaatattatcgtcgctatccatttttaacttttaatttattaaattaaattcacgcgtacgtgtattgtcacagtgattttgccgccattaaaatctaaccaatgagagcgcagctgcgcgcatgcgcgcgatgttataatgagattttacgatatcgatgtagatattataccatcatgtaaaattgcttaaattgagtgttttgttgtctgcgctataacagtagtaattataagtcaagtacaacattagtgtagataaaaaatattataccgCAAGTGTTTTATTGAAGCCTTAAATTAGTATACTGTGTTATTCTTACATTAGGAAGATGCGTAATAAAATCATGAGCATATGCAATTTCAGCAACTCTTTGAACGTCCTCTCGTGAAGCTTCCGGGCTGCCTATAGCTATGTTTTCATGAATCGTACCACGAAATAGAACTGGTTCTTGACCTACAACAcctgaatattaaattaagtattttagttaatacaaaattaaatagtacTATTACCaacaataaaactatataatgcTTACCCAAAGAAGATCGGAGCCAActcaaattcaaatttttgaGATTTTTGCCGTCAAGTTTCACTACACCATGAAGAGGGTCATATAATCTTTGCAGGAGTTGAAGTATTGTACTTTTGCCACAACCTGAAGATCCCACAAGTGCTACGCATTCCCCAGCTTTAATGTGTAGGGAGAACCCTTGTAGAACCTGCGACAACATATTaactgtcttttttttatatcactaggtcggcaagcaagcgtacggctcacctgatgctaagagattaccgtagcttatagacgcctgcaacaccagaagcatcgcaagcgcgttgccgaccaaatccccaatacccccaggagctctggtcaccttactcaccaacaggaacacaatactgcttgaaaacagtattatttagctgtgatcttctgtactacgccagtcaggctgctccagattttgagcaggaaattcctgccctacctcagttaaaagttgttgtggtttatactaatattatagtgaaaaaagaataaataatttacgttTTCACTATTTGACACTTTATTATCGACAAAACAGGTCATTCAACTACCACTGATTGGATTGAAGCTGCAACTATTGGTATCAACTGATGTGTCAAGTATTGAAACTCAAAGTAATTGAAGCCATATACGACTTAAAGTATAAAACCTAATAAGTTGTTATACTCGTGGAAGACGAAGTATTATCTCTGTGAAGTGGTTTcacttgaataataaaaaataaacgcgTGTTCGAACCTTAACATTCGGTCTTGATGGATAGCTAAAGTGAACATCTTCTAGGGAAATTTCTCCTATGACTCGTCTGGGTGAGACTCCTCTTGTGTCGAGAGAATCTATCACAGGTTTTCTATCAAGCAGTTTAAATATACTAGCAGCTGCTCCGCGAGCAGATGCAAAGACTTCTGCATGAGGAACACAGAATGTAATTGACTGCGTAGCCATGTACAAACTGAAAAGGATCTGCAAAAAGTACGGCCAAAatgtaatcttaatatatataaatctcgtgtcacaatgtttgtcctcaatggactcctaaactacttaaccgattttagtcaaatttgcacacagtgcagtttgatccaacttaaaagataggctatattttattttaatatattatgttattattatatttcagaaaaaaataaggtgatacgaagttcgctaggtcagctagtaatattataaattgcaaCTGATAAAATATGTCTGGTTACAAGTTTGAAAGATAagaatttacattataaaaaaagttatactctaaaaaatgttatgaatgtattgaaatttgaaatgaaaCACCTTAAATTAAGTTCAGTagttgaaaaagaaaattattctcttttaaattttttgtgccATATTATATACCTCATACCTCAAAAAATAGAATACCCAATTATTAGTTGTATGTCTGTAAGCAGTGTGTGTCTCAAATAATTgtcttttcatttcattacaataactaattatacgtataaaataaTAGCGTCTTCGGTaggacaaagctagccctgcggtcaccaacccgcctacccagcgtggtgactatgggcaacacaaatgagttgaacttgtggaggcctatgtccagcagtggactttgttaggctgaagtgagtgagtgataaaataatactaacGCTGAAGACAGTACCGacgagatattttttttcatcggtgGGCTTATCAAAGTCCATGAGTACAAGCCTAGCGCCGTACGTCAGGCCGATGGCATTCAGAGAGTACGTCAGAACCCAGTTGAAACCTGTACCCAAGCCGGTATACAGGCCACGCTTACGTCCATACAACTCCGCAGGCTCTAAGAGACGGCGATatctaaaaaattgttttgagaCAAGCTTAacttaaattaatgaaaacaagATATAGCTATCAACCAGTAAAAAGTGTTTTCATTTACAACATAATACCAATATTAGGTTCTTAAGTACACATGAAATTGGCGTTTAATATATTTGGAACATAAAggcgatttttttatatataatatattcaaataatcaAAGTATGTACCATTGCTATCTATGGACTTTTGCCGTTTTATAGGTAGTTTATTGATACCTTTACTAAAAAAACCATTCGGACgggaatcaataaaatatttgaaagcgGTTTGGACTGCCCCATCGGAGTTGAAATTTTTCCCTTGCAAGAATTTATCCTAATTTTGAAGAAAATGGTAATCTGTTTGAGCAAGGTCCAGGAAGTAAGGTGGATGTCTTGGACATTCCAATTGAAGCTCCTGTAATTTGGTAGCCGTCTGTTGTCCTGGAGCAGCAGTGGCCTAGAGCGATAGCCTCGGTTGATTAGCAGCTAGCTTTTCAATCATGGTTTGCAGTTGCTGAGAAAAGACATCTGCGTAATTGCCTGGCCAGTTTTAAGAAAGCTGTAGTGAACGACACTGGAACTAGTCCACCAAACTCTCAGCAGTACTTTTTATGAGTCGATTTTCGCCTGAGGCAGGATTTGGCTGGCTCGCCAGTGTTCAGCCATTACGATGATCACTTCCGATTATCGTACATGATCCATTTTCCATGACATGTATTTATTCGATTTAAAATTTCTTCATTATTGTTAAGTAATGTCGTTACATTACTTAACAATAATGAAGAAATTAAGCAAAACCGACAAACGCGCTTGACTGCTGCGTTAAGCAGTCAAGCGCGTTTGTCGGTTTGCTTCACTCTATTCATGAGGTTGCTTTCAAGCTTTTTTACCTTCCCAATTTGCCTCAAGTGAATTAAAACTATTGTGATTTAAAACCGCAGCCTGCAGCTAACCCAGACGTAGTTTCTGATGGATCCACTTCCACGATAGCCTTCAATTATCAACTTTGGTCTCCGGCCGTCCACGGGGCTTGTTCTACAGATTGAAATTTCCAGAACGAAAACGTTGGGACTAAAAACGCGCTGTGTTTTCTTTTGCGACACCATAGCCAAATACATCATTAACCCTTCGAGCCGTTTCTGCAGCACTTGTGCCACGGTGGAACTCGTACTCGTAAATAACACGATATTTCAAGTTTTCCATTTTGTAAACTGAGTGACGCACTAgtgataacaaaaaacaaatgaattacgGTTTTCGAAACGCAAATACATGAGTAAATAGCTGTAtagatttaaatttggaattctTAACCAGAGAGAAAATATTTGAGATCAAAAGTGGCCAGGACGACAAAAGGCCAATTTCATATATAAGGATCTATTTTTTTTGCTTAACAGATCAAATAGCGCTcattaatcattatttaaacgAAAAGATGCGCAAAGCAATTGATCAGTACTGTCCAATATGCAAGCACCGTATAATGTCACCGTCTATAAATTGCTAGTGTTGAATAGCAAGCATAAGtttgtttttactaataaaataatttgaatggtTTTTTATGTTCAAAGTTCTTTTAAGCTCGTGATAGagagaaataatataattatatacaagacAATGTCGAGTCTGCTTCCTATTATCTGGACGAGGCCCAATCACGGTGAAACAGGTGACATATGAACagatgttattttagtataggAGGACCTTAccgcttaatccaccacgctgctccaatgtgggttggtggatatattccctactatgagtaacgatcgctatcaggtgtacatgataacaaccaggaccgatggcttaacgtgctctccgagccacggtggggagacctacaaggactgcacaaatacccagaccatggcaaacgtCTGTATATAGTCAATACAAAGGTTTGTCATGTCCGCgaatcgaacacgcaaccgGCAGCGCAAccaccacaaaccagtgctttTGGtggaccgttgcgctaacgcgttgtCGCTATAAGATTTAGAGTAGAAATAGAAAGAAGATTAAgagtaaaaatattactatataaaactattaatttaccTGTCAACCTCTTTATTTTCCCCGCCATACGCAACTATTGTTTTTATGGATTTAAGAACTTCCTCAGCTTGCTTACCAGCCTGACTGTAAGACTCCATTTCTCGAATCGAAGATTTTGTTTGgtactgaaaattaaaaaaaagagtttaCTCAGTcagaaataataacaacatcAATGAATTATTGAGGAAATGTACTTAGAAAATATCTATGATTGTACTAGCGAATGAAAACAGTTTATGCCATGTTAAGTTAGTGAactcaataaaaattactttcttttttgatgttttgaaattaaatttaatttaattacaccgacaagtacaACAATGCAAAcaaacgaaaaatagtcaagtaaattcgtGTTATCATAGATTACTCaagaagtagttatcagatcttgatgcagctttcgattaaaacaagaaccTTCACAATATTACGACgtcgacgaaaatatagtcaagcaaatacgcattattggaacgtagttccttacggcaggcttaacatttggctgggcgaccgaactgaaaaaaatgtgatactaaaaccgtaagaaaaatatataacagaagtgacgtaatatcagtcacacaactgtataatatggcgtttgtaaaactaaaatattactagtaaactttttttttaattattcatgtaattttatgctgtcgacaaaaataaaaaagacatatgtttttttatttcacttaatagtttgaattattattattattttctttgatttattttattttacggtatttgttattttctaatatactaaatttcctaaataattttatgtacttaaataaaaaccaatcaacaaaattaaaaaaaaaaatcaagaactagaaaatatatataaaattcaacaattttttttcaaattgtgttgcttctaaaCTATtcgaagaaacttcgttccttcCTGGTgttccatgacaccacatagttatacatataacttgaaaagtactcTAGTAAGTTTCTCTAAGTAAAGTCTCTCTAATATGACACCTAccattttttgattaaaacaaaaatcattgaaatcggtccatctagtcaaaaagttctgaggttaacatacataaaaaacatacaatcgaattgaaaacctccacctcatttggaagtcggttagctAAAATTGAAGACTACAGGGAAAAACAAGGTGTGTcggtaaaatacaaaaaattaggtAATGTTGGTAACTAGCGGCATTCGTGTGAACTTAAATCTTGTAAAAATTTAGGAACAAACTATCGACGATGCCATAGTGCTATAGCCAGTTATTTGGTTGTTTGGACTTGGCAAGAATATGCGCGAAAAAATGGAAAAACTGGAAATGTAATTTTGACACCTCAGAATTTGGAGCCTTTGTTCGGCGGACTTTAacgtttatttttgaatttaaatttatttatttttattaatcatttaaaatCCAGATATATTCATTGTACTTgcactaataataaaatgtaataaatatttttaatttatgcaaGTTAATTAGCACTTCTAGACAAACCTTGCCCTCCCCACAGGAGAAAAAAAGAAATGCCTAGAAACAAACAGTAACTTACGTTAGATAAGACGACCGACGCCGCTATCGAGAATGGTACAATGGTGAAACAAGCCAGTGATAATTCCCAGCCCATTGGAAAAGCCTGGCAGAGACAGATAATAGCGGTTCCAATTAGATTTGCCACCACAGCAAGCTTCTCTCCCATACCGTCTTTAATTTTCATCATGTTTCTGTAACCAATTTGCAATAGTAGTATTCGTTAAATTTCTTTtcagtaaaacaaaaatcaagaaATATAACAAGTCGTTATTCGCGTTTTTCTATTAAAGTTTTAAGAATATTACAttcttttattaagttttttaaaatatcgcaAACTTGCTAACACTACGTTAACTGATATAAAACTACTATTTAGAACATATTTGTGTTAGCGAAACTCAGATTTTACAATCAAAATACAAAGTTGTTGATTCAAACAAGTccaattactatttattttatacatgtaAATCCACTGCTCTGTATACGAGTATAAGAACGACTTTAGCCTGGTTCCTACATTTAGAAAACGGTTCGTTTTGCTTACGAAACAATAAATTAAGGCATATCTTGTCAAAATCAGGGGgaacggtagtgcccccgccaagacgaaataaaaaaaaaataaaaaaaaaaaacgaaaagcactacctatcttttctcgaagtgcttcgtcgtttttttgcaccctcataacttgggtttggattatactagataaacaaaattctggggatatgatgtcaatagtgaacttattaaacatataaagtttcaattgcatagttcttatactttagattttattgatatcttaaaatccccgatttcgtcactcactgatgatcatcaaaattcttagagtacttcctgaagtcccagaaagttgaaatttggtatATAAGCTaatattagtacacaaacaacaaaaaaattctaaaacttggaacttttaccccccaaccccttaaactaggggatggaagtttgtatgagacttccgcaaattttgatgctagaggtctgaaaattgatatagggactccttgttattaataataataataaaatgcataaaaaataaaaatcggttattagtttatgtcgaaaatttacattttgtacttttggtatttaagttttggcggagatcaccgtttgcatatcagttcaacataaaatcaaaaacagcgtgcttaaaccgaatatggtgaagattggataatatttatggtataaaatgtgtcggaggtaaaatgcaactataatattgtcataagcaacttacaaaaagaagtgaaatcccaccaaaaacattttcatgtaaaatgttgccaagacgagatcatatggctcgcactgtcaaaaagttatcagatctcatgtagagccaagcttctaactctacacgccctaactctacaagccctaacttcacaaactctacaccttagtcaaaatatgtggcttggccgtttcgttactaccggctccCGAttttgtagatgacgactttcctgtctcatttataaaaatatattttctctttttatttttatttgtattatatgtatatcaattattcttcttctttttattttttctttaatagaactattgtatgacagaaaagtaaaaaacagtgacaagaattttcaccttacgcccacgtgacggtagcgaaacggccaagccacacattttgactaaggtgtagagtttgtgaagttagggcttgtagagttagggcgtgtagagttagaagcttggctctacatgagatctgataactttttgacagtgcgagccatatgatctcgtcttggcaacattttacatgaaaatgtttttggtgggatttactaatttcatttattagatTATAACGATTTTATAAGGGGCTGATTATAGTAATATTGGTGAAAGGAACACGGAATATTTGACTCCTCGCTTGTTGAATGGATTAGATTTGGCATTTAAGAAAAGAATcactatctatctatacatataataaaatggtagtaaagtcaaaactgtacattgaatattttttttaaagaatacttagcttcacactataaaaatcacgcaatataagtaactaagccgataaacttatttaaatgaatataactTAAACTGGCAACCACATATTAATcgtatatgtaaaaaattaagagCATTTTTGGCCAAcatcgtaataataaaaaaccgtaTTTCTTTCCATACACGTTTGCTTATTTATAATGCCTTTATAACCTGGATGTACTTATCGCACTTACCTAAATAGTATTCATCGattgcaaataataattaaaaacattgtaccGCCTAAAATTAAAATGGACTGCGCCAATAATGATCATCTATTATTCAAAATCTGTAAAACACTTGCCGTTCGCGACcttgtaaattacaatttacttaAAGAACAATTCTTCAATTTGGGATATTCAAGAGTTAAAGAAACACAAAATTGCCACACGTCAAGTCACAAATCAAAAATGTATACGGCAAACGTACCAGCGCCTATTTGATTCCGGTTTTAGTTAACGATCTTGATCtagaattaagaaataatataactccaacaaatataaaatacaaacttaaGATGCATTTCTTGAAAAAGTTATAACAGCctgtatttatattgtttttgtatatttaacatgtttgtatatgtatattttttattgtatttactgaATCGGATTTCTTTTAATACTACCTTATACCTACTACTGTATTGTGATTTTTGTGTTGCGAATGATTATTGATAAACGACAATATTGATAAACGACATATTCCTATGTAAACCTAATTAgtttttttgtgaatgtgtaaattgtacttttgttacatgtttgtatggtaataataaataaaaaaaacttcagtTTGTAGAACTACCCACCTTATTAAAACCATACACCTTGTctgctggaacggtcaatttttgatatgatattcaaaaatgtttagaatacccaccttatttttaattgcctaAATGAACTGTTTTCAAACTTAACACTCCGGACAAACCTCTGCAATTTTTGGAGTGTAAAAAAGGTACTAATATCGTCGGAGTTAATAAGACGGATTAATACGTCGGATTTAACTagtaacttattttataaaagttatgtGTAGCTATTacccagcgtaacagccagtgctgctgcgccaatgcgtcgtaattctatgttttgttatttgtttttagttatgTGTTACGACTTACGACTTTTAATTTTGGGTTGCGCAGGTTTCGATActaattcaaaaaataacatCTTAATAAGacggatatatatatatgtatatatatatataaaataaatgtttgtctgtatgtcctctatagaatcgtaaactatgcatttaatcatgtcatgatcttcagcaaagtgttgtgcacgagcccacaaaggtttctgagttagtacgaccaaagaaaaaagaaatacaagcgtagcaacgcgcgcagggcagggtacagctagtcttataggtatataaaattctagtgtcgcggtgtttgtagttaaactcctcggaaacggctctaacgattttcatgaaatttagtatgcaggggatttcgggggagataaataaatctagctaggattcatttttaggaaatgtcgtttt includes:
- the LOC123668405 gene encoding multidrug resistance protein homolog 49-like, encoding MRALVEDGTAMAIGMFISIAISLLLCMISVSLISWSALRQITRIRLLFLEYVLRQDMTWFDTDSEFNLASKMSENMMKIKDGMGEKLAVVANLIGTAIICLCQAFPMGWELSLACFTIVPFSIAASVVLSNYQTKSSIREMESYSQAGKQAEEVLKSIKTIVAYGGENKEVDRYRRLLEPAELYGRKRGLYTGLGTGFNWVLTYSLNAIGLTYGARLVLMDFDKPTDEKKYLVGTVFSILFSLYMATQSITFCVPHAEVFASARGAAASIFKLLDRKPVIDSLDTRGVSPRRVIGEISLEDVHFSYPSRPNVKVLQGFSLHIKAGECVALVGSSGCGKSTILQLLQRLYDPLHGVVKLDGKNLKNLNLSWLRSSLGVVGQEPVLFRGTIHENIAIGSPEASREDVQRVAEIAYAHDFITHLPNGYDTVIGERGASLSGGQKQRIAIARSLLREPAVLLLDEATSALDNQSERQVQAALDRASAGRTTLIVSHRLSTIVNADRIICMDQGTIVEQGKHEELMKAKGFYYKLVTTGNENKEPDIIETLAEEENEEGNSGELTVVSRVDVKRRSTRRLVRHHSTKRESHDWMTPRGSITSVMSTGLQSYVYNAEYDSEEEKDDDEEVKSVSDWELLKLNAPEWPFIVIGSIAAFIQGSCFPVFALLFGYTSGIFVLPNRSDILFYADFYSGMFLVVAAVAGISMCLQSTTFTNAGLKMTTRLRQQYFSALLRQEIAFFDKESNTVGAMCARLSGDAAEVQGATGLRIGLILQGTSSVVVGFIMAICYNWKLTLVGTAFLPLMVGSIWLEGIISQKSQTDERNAMESATSIATEAVVSIKTVQSLGVEQVFLKKFKEALVVSCAAVAKKTRWRGLVLGLGVYVPFMSYCSATVYGAVLVANQELEYKVVLLVNEALMYGAYMLGQSLVYAPSFNSAKACGARILSIINREPKIRTEPGLKDRKDWVATGNFSIKDVEFSYPTRPHQRILKGIDLKVEAGKIVALVGASGCGKSTILQLLQRFYDPDTGNIELDGRDTRSSLTLTRLRRQLGVVQQEPVLFDRTIGDNIAYGDNNRKVTTYEIISAAKAANIHNFIVSLPKGYDTHLGSSGAQLSGGQKQRVCIARALVRSPRLLLLDEATSALDANSERAVSEALEKAAKGRTCITIAHRLSTIKDADLICVLDKGKIVERGTHSELISMKNYYWHMCKGQNIT